In Eucalyptus grandis isolate ANBG69807.140 chromosome 4, ASM1654582v1, whole genome shotgun sequence, the following proteins share a genomic window:
- the LOC104441866 gene encoding flavonoid 3'-monooxygenase CYP75B137 — SIALISRHVPHDIRSPSPPSPPGNDFSLPHLLLLLSGILAICCWAWLLLAHKKTSPSLPPGPAGLPLVGNLPFLDPELHTYFAALARMYGPVLKLQLGKKLGVIVTSPATAREVLKDNDVIFANRDVPIAGRAASYGGSDIVWTPYGPEWRMLRKVCVLKMLSNHTLDSVYDLRRREVRKTVGYFRVRAGSPVNVGEQMFLTVLNVITSMLWGGTVQGEERESLGADFRQVVSDMTELLGKPNVSDFYPGLARFDFQGIEKRMKGLGKRFDGIFEKMIAQRLRMERDGRSHCKDFLQFLLELKDEEDAKTPLTMTGLKALLMDMVVGGTDTSSNTVEFAMAEILNKPSVLSKIQNELETVVGKDNIAEESHIPKLSYLHAVMKESLRLHPALPLLVPHCPSATCTVGGYTVPKGSRVFINVWAIHRDPSIWSDPLEFNPERFLHDKGDYSGNDFNYFPFGSGRRICAGIAMAERMVLYSLATLLHSFDWKLPEGEKMDLREQFGIILKKKMPLVAIPSPRFSDPRLYD; from the exons TCGATCGCACTCATAAGTCGCCATGTACCCCACGATATCCGATCCCCttctccaccatctcctcccGGGAACGATTTCTCGCTCCCGCACCTACTTCTCCTTCTCTCGGGCATCCTCGCAATCTGCTGTTGGGCATGGCTTCTTCTCGCTCATAAGAAAACCTCACCGTCGCTGCCGCCGGGACCGGCGGGCCTCCCCCTTGTTGGGAACCTGCCCTTCCTCGATCCGGAGCTCCACACTTACTTCGCCGCCCTCGCAAGGATGTACGGCCCAGTGCTGAAGCTCCAGCTCGGCAAGAAGCTCGGTGTCATTGTCACATCCCCGGCCACCGCTCGCGAGGTGCTCAAGGATAACGACGTCATCTTCGCCAACCGCGACGTGCCCATCGCCGGGAGGGCCGCATCCTATGGCGGCTCGGACATCGTGTGGACCCCGTACGGGCCCGAGTGGAGGATGCTGCGGAAGGTGTGCGTGCTCAAGATGCTGAGCAACCACACGCTGGACTCCGTCTACGATCTCCGGCGGAGGGAGGTCCGGAAGACCGTGGGGTACTTCAGGGTCCGGGCCGGGTCTCCGGTGAACGTTGGGGAGCAGATGTTCCTGACTGTGCTCAACGTGATCACGAGCATGTTGTGGGGTGGGACGGTGCAgggcgaggagagagagagcttgggtGCTGATTTCAGACAG GTAGTGTCAGATATGACGGAGCTTCTTGGGAAACCGAACGTTTCGGACTTTTATCCGGGTCTGGCCCGATTCGATTTCCAAGGGATCGAGAAGCGGATGAAGGGGTTGGGAAAACGGTTCGATGGAATTTTTGAGAAGATGATTGCGCAGAGGTTGAGGATGGAGAGAGACGGCCGAAGCCATTGCAAAGATTTCTTGCAGTTTCTATTGGAGTTGAAGGATGAGGAAGATGCCAAGACTCCTCTAACAATGACTGGCCTCAAAGCTCTGCTCATG GATATGGTGGTTGGTGGAACGGACACATCCTCCAATACAGTGGAGTTTGCCATGGCTGAGATCTTGAATAAACCTAGTGTTCTGAGCAAAATCCAAAATGAATTGGAAACCGTGGTTGGCAAAGACAACATCGCAGAAGAATCTCACATTCCCAAACTGTCTTACTTGCACGCCGTCATGAAAGAGTCATTGAGATTGCACCCAGCACTTCCCCTATTGGTCCCCCACTGCCCGAGCGCGACATGCACCGTCGGAGGCTATACAGTTCCGAAGGGCTCTCGCGTCTTCATCAATGTGTGGGCGATACATAGGGATCCTTCGATATGGAGCGACCCGTTGGAGTTCAATCCCGAGAGGTTTTTGCACGATAAGGGCGATTACAGTGGGAACGACTTCAATTACTTCCCCTTTGGGTCTGGGAGAAGAATATGCGCGGGGATAGCGATGGCCGAGAGGATGGTGCTATACTCGCTTGCCACGCTCTTGCATTCCTTTGACTGGAAGCTACCCGAGGGAGAGAAGATGGATCTAAGAGAGCAATTTGGGAtcatcttgaaaaagaaaatgccgcTAGTGGCTATTCCTTCGCCGAGGTTCTCTGATCCTCGTCTTTATGATTGA
- the LOC104441867 gene encoding flavonoid 3'-monooxygenase CYP75B137 codes for MSHPFLQDVQSSLSLHGLSLPHLLFLLSSIFAISYWAWLRLAQKKTSLLLPPGPAGLPLVGNLPFLDPELHTYFAALARTYGPVLKLQLGKKLGIVVTSPATAREVLKDNDVTFANRDVPIAGRTATYGGYDIVWTPYGPEWRMLRKVCVLKMLSNHTLDSVYELRRSEVRKVVGYFRSQAGSPVNVGELMFLTVLNVITSMLWGGTLQGEERERVGADFRQVVSDMTELLAKPNISDFYPSLARFDLQGIERQMKGLVKRFDGIFEKMIQQRLKMGREGGSGCQDFLQFLLKLKDEEDAKTPLTMTGLKALLMDMVVGGTDTSSNTVEFAMAEIMNKPSVLRSIQNELEIVVGEDNIVEESHIPRLPYLHAVMKESLRLHPALPLLVPHCPSATCTVGGYTVPKGSRVFVNVWAIHRDPSIWSDPLEFNPERFLHDEGDYSGNDFNYFPFGSGRRICAGIAMAERMVLYSLATLLHSFDWKLPEGEKMDIREQFGIVLKKKKSLVAIPSPRFSDPRLYE; via the exons ATGTCCCATCCCTTCCTCCAAGATGTCCAATCTTCTCTTTCGTTGCACGGCCTCTCGCTGCCgcacttacttttccttctctcaAGCATTTTCGCAATCAGCTATTGGGCATGGCTTCGTCTCGCCCAGAAGAAAACCTCGCTGCTGCTGCCCCCGGGACCGGCGGGCCTCCCCCTCGTCGGGAATCTGCCGTTCCTCGACCCCGAGCTCCACACCTACTTCGCCGCCCTCGCGAGGACGTACGGCCCGGTCCTGAAGCTCCAGCTCGGCAAGAAGCTCGGCATCGTCGTGACGTCCCCGGCGACCGCCCGCGAGGTGCTGAAGGATAACGACGTCACGTTCGCCAACCGCGACGTGCCCATCGCCGGGAGGACCGCGACCTACGGCGGCTACGACATCGTGTGGACCCCGTACGGGCCCGAGTGGAGGATGCTTCGGAAGGTGTGCGTGCTCAAGATGCTGAGCAACCACACGCTGGACTCCGTCTACGAGCTCCGGCGGAGTGAGGTCCGAAAGGTGGTCGGGTACTTCCGCAGCCAGGCCGGGTCACCGGTGAACGTTGGCGAGCTGATGTTCTTGACGGTACTCAACGTGATTACGAGCATGTTGTGGGGTGGGACGTTGCAGGGCGAGGAGAGAGAGCGCGTGGGTGCTGATTTCAGGCAG GTGGTATCGGATATGACAGAGCTTCTAGCCAAGCCGAACATTTCGGACTTTTATCCCAGTCTGGCCCGATTCGATTTGCAAGGGATAGAGAGGCAAATGAAGGGGTTGGTGAAACGGTTCGATGGAATTTTTGAGAAGATGATTCAGCAAAGGTTGAAAATGGGGAGAGAAGGCGGAAGCGGGTGTCAAGATTTCTTGCAGTTTCTGTTAAAGTTGAAGGATGAGGAAGATGCCAAGACCCCTCTAACAATGACTGGCCTCAAAGCTCTGCTCATG GATATGGTGGTTGGTGGAACAGACACATCCTCCAATACGGTTGAGTTTGCCATGGCTGAGATCATGAACAAACCTAGTGTTCTAAGAAGTATCCaaaatgaattggaaattgTGGTTGGCGAAGACAATATAGTAGAAGAATCTCACATTCCTAGGCTGCCTTACTTACACGCCGTCATGAAAGAGTCACTGAGATTGCACCCGGCGCTTCCCTTGCTGGTCCCCCACTGCCCAAGCGCGACTTGCACTGTTGGAGGCTACACGGTCCCAAAGGGTTCTCGGGTCTTTGTCAACGTGTGGGCGATACATAGGGACCCTTCCATATGGAGCGACCCGCTAGAGTTCAATCCCGAGAGGTTTTTGCACGATGAGGGCGATTATAGTGGAAACGACTTCAATTACTTCCCCTTTGGGTCTGGGAGAAGAATATGCGCAGGGATAGCGATGGCTGAGAGGATGGTGCTGTACTCACTTGCCACGCTCTTGCATTCATTTGATTGGAAGCTACCCGAGGGAGAGAAGATGGATATAAGAGAGCAATTTGGGATcgtcttgaaaaagaaaaagtcgcTTGTGGCTATTCCTTCGCCAAGGTTCTCTGATCCTCGCCTTTATGAATGA